One Natrinema longum genomic window carries:
- a CDS encoding DUF5785 family protein, with translation MSSNWPVDPDGEEGSEGMRKFDMRIIADKVDEEEDFPMDRDEFVEEYGEYPIRINYETVVPMSEIFEYVEPAEFETMLDMHKAVGAAMRAGDFWTYHPQGKNPEKKHA, from the coding sequence ATGAGTAGCAACTGGCCAGTCGATCCCGATGGCGAGGAAGGCAGCGAGGGGATGCGCAAGTTCGACATGCGGATCATCGCGGACAAGGTCGACGAGGAGGAGGACTTCCCGATGGACCGCGACGAGTTCGTCGAGGAGTACGGCGAGTATCCGATCCGGATCAACTACGAGACGGTCGTCCCGATGAGCGAAATCTTCGAGTACGTCGAGCCCGCGGAGTTCGAGACGATGCTCGACATGCACAAGGCCGTCGGCGCGGCGATGCGAGCGGGAGACTTCTGGACGTACCACCCGCAGGGCAAAAACCCCGAGAAGAAACACGCCTAG
- a CDS encoding long-chain-fatty-acid--CoA ligase translates to MTNLVTNLAGAVEEYGDNTAIGFQGSETSYEEFWGQTGAFATALEKRGLGEGDRVALYLPNVPPFLIAFHGTLRAGGVVVPMNPQYKSREIGHLLGDSEAKVVVALADLVPFVNEVKDETAVEHVVSIGGEADGASTLEEFLEPGDPDVADRDDDDVAVQPYTSGTTGQPKGVQLTHSNLASNANAASKLIPDGIRPDDKQLGVLPLFHIYGMTVVMNTALFNGAAFYPMPEWDAQDAVSLVEDEALTIVHGVPAMYNDVINQPNAEEFDLSSVRLCGVGGSGIPVEVLRRFEELYEPKVYEGYGLTETSPITHFNSPLDGRRVGSVGKTVPGVDSKVVDADFEEVSPVEEGPIDEEEADLREITGEIVVAGPNVMKGYYGLPEANEEAFTEEGGRRWFHTGDIGYKDEDGFFYVVDREKHMIVTGGYNVYPREVEELLFEHEDVADAAVAGIPDERRGETVKAFIVRTPDGDVTEDEIKEYCLTNLAEYKHPREVEFVDELPRTTTGKVQKFKLREAEGDA, encoded by the coding sequence ATGACAAATCTTGTCACTAATCTCGCGGGTGCCGTCGAGGAATACGGCGACAATACCGCGATCGGGTTTCAGGGCTCGGAAACGAGCTACGAGGAGTTCTGGGGGCAGACAGGGGCGTTCGCGACTGCGCTCGAGAAACGAGGTCTCGGCGAGGGCGACCGCGTCGCACTCTATCTGCCGAACGTGCCGCCGTTTCTGATCGCCTTCCACGGAACGCTTCGAGCCGGCGGGGTCGTCGTCCCGATGAACCCGCAGTACAAATCCCGCGAGATCGGTCATCTGCTGGGGGACAGCGAGGCAAAAGTCGTCGTCGCGCTGGCCGATCTCGTTCCGTTCGTCAACGAGGTCAAAGACGAGACGGCCGTCGAGCACGTGGTCAGCATCGGCGGCGAGGCCGACGGTGCGAGCACGCTCGAGGAGTTCCTCGAGCCGGGTGATCCCGACGTCGCCGACCGCGACGACGACGACGTCGCGGTCCAGCCCTACACCTCGGGGACGACCGGGCAGCCAAAGGGCGTTCAGCTCACCCACTCGAACCTCGCGTCGAACGCGAACGCGGCGTCGAAGCTCATTCCGGACGGGATTCGGCCGGACGACAAACAGCTCGGCGTGTTGCCGCTGTTCCACATCTACGGGATGACCGTCGTGATGAACACGGCGTTGTTCAACGGCGCTGCCTTCTACCCGATGCCCGAATGGGACGCACAGGACGCCGTCTCGCTCGTCGAGGACGAGGCGCTGACGATCGTCCACGGCGTGCCGGCGATGTACAACGACGTCATCAACCAGCCCAACGCCGAGGAGTTCGATCTCTCGTCGGTGCGGCTCTGTGGCGTCGGAGGATCCGGGATCCCCGTCGAGGTCCTGCGTCGGTTCGAGGAACTCTACGAGCCGAAAGTCTATGAGGGATACGGACTGACCGAGACCAGTCCGATCACTCACTTCAATAGCCCGCTGGACGGTCGCCGCGTCGGCAGCGTGGGGAAGACCGTCCCCGGCGTCGACTCCAAGGTCGTCGACGCGGACTTCGAGGAGGTCTCGCCGGTCGAGGAGGGACCGATCGACGAGGAAGAGGCCGATCTCCGCGAGATCACCGGCGAGATCGTCGTCGCTGGCCCGAACGTCATGAAAGGCTACTACGGCCTACCCGAGGCCAACGAGGAGGCCTTCACCGAGGAGGGTGGCCGCCGCTGGTTCCACACCGGCGACATCGGTTACAAGGACGAAGACGGCTTCTTCTACGTCGTCGACCGCGAGAAGCACATGATCGTCACCGGCGGCTACAACGTCTATCCACGGGAGGTCGAGGAGCTCCTCTTCGAGCACGAGGACGTCGCCGACGCCGCCGTGGCCGGCATCCCCGACGAACGCCGCGGGGAGACGGTCAAGGCCTTCATCGTTCGCACGCCCGACGGCGACGTCACCGAAGACGAGATCAAAGAGTACTGCCTGACCAACCTCGCGGAGTACAAACACCCGCGTGAAGTCGAGTTCGTCGACGAACTCCCCCGAACGACGACCGGGAAAGTCCAGAAGTTCAAACTTCGCGAAGCGGAGGGGGACGCATAA
- a CDS encoding GNAT family N-acetyltransferase yields the protein MPPSNPQPTIETATRDDIDTVADLWVRLARDQRQHESAVRPEANREAMRETLGAYLVNDGLLVARLGDRIVGFASVSIERGTLELETTRGLLSNIYVEPAARDRGIGSALLEAAEESLLEQGADVMLLEVMADNGGARQFYRRNGYDEFRVTMRRSLADRDENDTHSKEDG from the coding sequence ATGCCCCCCAGCAACCCGCAACCCACGATTGAGACCGCCACGCGGGACGATATCGACACCGTCGCCGACCTGTGGGTCCGACTCGCTCGCGACCAGCGCCAGCACGAGTCCGCCGTCCGCCCGGAGGCCAACCGCGAGGCGATGCGGGAGACGCTCGGAGCCTACCTCGTCAACGACGGGCTGCTCGTCGCCCGCCTCGGCGACAGGATCGTCGGGTTCGCCTCCGTCTCGATCGAACGCGGGACCCTCGAACTCGAGACCACACGCGGCCTCCTCTCGAACATCTACGTCGAACCCGCCGCCCGGGATCGGGGAATCGGCTCCGCACTGCTCGAGGCCGCCGAGGAGTCGCTCCTCGAACAGGGGGCCGACGTGATGCTCCTCGAAGTGATGGCCGACAACGGAGGTGCACGGCAGTTTTACCGTCGGAACGGCTACGACGAGTTCCGGGTGACGATGCGACGCTCGCTCGCGGACCGGGACGAAAACGATACACATTCAAAGGAGGACGGCTAA
- a CDS encoding DUF555 domain-containing protein: protein MGNYLVAMEAAWLVRDVDAIDDAIGVAVSEAGKRLNSEDMDYVEVEVGATGCPACGEPFDSAFIAADTALVGLALEMEVFNADGEEHASRIAKSEVGGALRDVPLSVVDIIETEAEDD from the coding sequence ATGGGCAATTATCTCGTCGCGATGGAAGCGGCATGGCTCGTTCGTGACGTCGATGCGATCGACGACGCGATCGGCGTCGCCGTCAGCGAAGCCGGGAAGCGACTCAACAGCGAAGACATGGACTACGTCGAGGTCGAGGTCGGCGCGACGGGCTGTCCGGCCTGCGGGGAGCCGTTCGACTCGGCCTTTATCGCGGCCGACACCGCACTCGTCGGTCTCGCACTCGAGATGGAAGTGTTCAACGCCGACGGCGAGGAACACGCCTCTCGGATCGCGAAAAGCGAGGTCGGCGGCGCGCTACGCGACGTCCCGCTGTCGGTCGTCGATATCATCGAGACGGAGGCGGAAGACGACTAG
- a CDS encoding CBS domain-containing protein codes for MESELSVRDVLTSDYVGVSESDALRGVVRLMRDERTSCALVVRGADPVGIVTEWDVLGLVADADDPDETTVGDVMTTPVITVGPDRSLTDVATTMARQNIRNVVVEGDDGIVGLVTQRDVIAAAGSFQATMTPARSSEPPIDRTQTAADPAAARAPDEAGTAMLPNGGDEYTTQGVCEACGSLADALWDANGQLVCADCRTV; via the coding sequence ATGGAATCGGAACTGTCAGTCAGAGATGTGCTGACGAGCGATTACGTCGGCGTCAGCGAGTCCGACGCCCTTCGCGGTGTCGTTCGACTCATGCGGGACGAACGGACGAGTTGTGCGCTCGTCGTCCGTGGCGCGGACCCGGTCGGCATCGTGACCGAGTGGGACGTGCTCGGACTCGTCGCCGACGCCGACGATCCCGACGAGACGACCGTCGGTGACGTGATGACGACGCCCGTCATCACGGTGGGTCCCGACCGGTCGCTGACCGACGTCGCCACCACGATGGCCCGCCAGAACATCCGTAACGTCGTCGTCGAAGGCGATGACGGCATCGTCGGTCTGGTAACCCAACGCGACGTCATCGCCGCCGCGGGTTCGTTCCAGGCCACGATGACCCCTGCCCGCTCGAGCGAACCACCGATCGACCGGACGCAGACGGCAGCCGACCCCGCGGCCGCTCGTGCTCCCGACGAAGCCGGCACCGCAATGCTTCCCAACGGCGGCGACGAGTACACCACCCAGGGGGTCTGCGAGGCCTGTGGGTCGCTTGCGGATGCGCTCTGGGACGCCAACGGGCAACTGGTCTGTGCGGACTGCCGAACGGTGTGA
- the psmB gene encoding archaeal proteasome endopeptidase complex subunit beta, whose translation MRTPTHDSDFSRTVDKLADDPNPYEPEVGSMPQNDLTQADLDNVNKTGTTTIGISTADGVVIATDMRASLGGRFVSNKNVQKVEQIHPTAALTLVGSVGGAQSFISTLRAEVNLYEARRGEGMSIDALATLAGNFARGGPFFAIHPILGGVDDEGSHVYSIDPAGGVMEDDYTVTGSGMQLAYGHLEQAYEPDMSNEEAKTVAARGIKSAVERDTGSGNGVFLAEITDEGVDIHGHHDFDEVL comes from the coding sequence ATGCGTACGCCCACCCACGACTCCGATTTCTCTCGGACAGTCGATAAGTTGGCCGACGATCCAAACCCCTACGAGCCGGAAGTCGGATCGATGCCCCAGAACGACCTGACACAGGCCGATCTGGACAACGTCAACAAGACCGGGACCACGACGATCGGCATCTCCACCGCCGACGGCGTCGTCATCGCGACCGATATGCGTGCCAGCCTCGGCGGCCGGTTCGTCTCGAACAAGAACGTCCAGAAGGTCGAGCAGATCCACCCGACCGCCGCGCTCACGCTCGTGGGCAGCGTCGGCGGTGCGCAGTCGTTCATCTCGACGCTGCGCGCCGAGGTCAACCTCTACGAGGCCCGCCGCGGCGAGGGCATGAGCATCGACGCGCTGGCGACGCTGGCCGGTAACTTCGCTCGCGGCGGCCCGTTCTTCGCCATCCATCCCATCCTGGGCGGCGTCGACGACGAGGGCAGCCACGTCTACAGCATCGACCCCGCCGGCGGCGTCATGGAAGACGACTACACCGTCACCGGCAGCGGGATGCAACTCGCCTACGGTCACCTCGAGCAGGCCTACGAACCGGACATGTCGAACGAGGAGGCGAAGACGGTCGCCGCCCGCGGGATCAAGTCCGCCGTCGAGCGCGACACCGGCTCCGGGAACGGCGTCTTCCTCGCGGAGATCACCGACGAGGGCGTCGACATCCACGGCCACCACGACTTCGACGAAGTCCTCTAA
- a CDS encoding ThuA domain-containing protein has protein sequence MVAVTIWNEFRHERTDDDVAAVYPDGIHETLADALEDDHAVRTATLDDPEHGLTEDVLASTDVLLWWGHEAHDEVTDEVVDRVQERVLEGMGLLLLHSAHYSKVFKRLMGTSCSLQYREDGETERLWVVDPGHPIADGLGESIELPETEMYGEPFDVPEPDRQVFVSWFEGGEVFRSGCCYRRGNGRIFYFRPGHETYPIYENEDVRRVLRNAVDWAAPTEGAPRTFGKRD, from the coding sequence ATGGTCGCAGTCACGATCTGGAACGAGTTCCGACACGAACGGACGGACGACGACGTCGCAGCGGTCTATCCGGACGGTATCCACGAGACGCTCGCCGACGCGCTCGAGGACGACCACGCCGTCCGGACCGCGACGCTCGACGACCCCGAGCACGGCCTCACCGAGGACGTCCTCGCGTCGACGGACGTGTTGCTGTGGTGGGGCCACGAGGCCCACGACGAGGTCACCGACGAGGTCGTCGACAGGGTTCAGGAACGCGTCCTCGAGGGAATGGGCCTACTCCTCCTTCACTCGGCCCACTACTCGAAGGTCTTCAAGCGGCTCATGGGCACGTCCTGTAGCCTGCAGTACCGGGAGGACGGCGAGACCGAACGCCTCTGGGTCGTCGACCCCGGCCATCCGATCGCCGACGGACTCGGGGAGTCGATCGAACTCCCGGAAACGGAGATGTACGGCGAGCCGTTCGACGTCCCCGAACCCGACCGGCAGGTGTTCGTCAGCTGGTTCGAGGGCGGCGAGGTGTTCCGCAGTGGCTGCTGTTACCGGCGCGGAAACGGCCGGATCTTCTACTTCCGACCGGGCCACGAGACGTATCCGATCTACGAGAACGAGGACGTTCGGCGGGTGCTGCGCAACGCGGTCGACTGGGCCGCGCCGACCGAGGGCGCGCCACGGACGTTCGGAAAACGGGACTGA
- a CDS encoding Gfo/Idh/MocA family protein, with protein sequence MIGDGIGVGIVGLGGMGNLHARSMQELGATVAAGVDLVPEQRDRFGDEFGARTYETHAELVADEAVDAVIVTTPNRFHEPITIAALEAGLDVLVEKPLGHTLESAERIAKAAARSAGICMVGFHNRHAASMAMFEEQHARGRFGDLTHVEADYVRRRGVPGPGSWFTDPELAGGGALLDIGVHALDLALYALDFPEIVEVSGVARTTFGTSEEYADPEGFGDNWDAEAETYEVDDSVSAFIRTAEGQTISLEAAWATNREESMDFKVRGTKAGAQFDIGDTDLRILEAGTAGCDHYADVTLSGDSSITGYGKQDEQFLETVAAGTPPETNTVEEALTVQRVIDAIYRSSETGRATTLADPRISDAELEQAARLE encoded by the coding sequence ATGATCGGGGACGGGATCGGGGTCGGGATCGTCGGCCTCGGGGGCATGGGTAACCTTCACGCGCGAAGCATGCAGGAACTCGGCGCGACTGTCGCCGCCGGCGTCGACCTTGTTCCGGAGCAACGCGACCGGTTCGGCGACGAGTTCGGCGCACGGACCTACGAGACCCACGCGGAACTCGTCGCCGACGAGGCGGTCGACGCCGTCATCGTGACGACGCCAAACCGGTTCCACGAACCCATCACCATCGCCGCCCTCGAGGCGGGGCTGGACGTTCTCGTCGAGAAGCCCCTCGGACACACGCTGGAAAGCGCCGAGCGGATCGCCAAAGCGGCGGCTCGCTCGGCGGGCATCTGTATGGTCGGGTTTCACAATCGCCACGCCGCGTCGATGGCCATGTTCGAGGAACAACACGCCCGCGGTCGCTTTGGCGATCTGACCCACGTCGAGGCGGACTACGTCCGTCGGCGCGGTGTTCCCGGTCCCGGCTCGTGGTTTACCGATCCCGAACTCGCTGGCGGGGGCGCGTTGCTCGATATCGGTGTCCACGCGCTCGACCTCGCGCTCTACGCGCTCGATTTCCCCGAGATCGTCGAAGTCAGCGGCGTCGCGCGAACGACCTTCGGCACGAGCGAGGAGTACGCCGACCCCGAGGGCTTCGGTGACAACTGGGACGCCGAGGCCGAAACCTACGAGGTCGACGACTCCGTCAGCGCCTTCATCCGCACCGCCGAAGGCCAGACGATTTCGCTCGAGGCCGCCTGGGCGACCAACCGCGAGGAGAGCATGGACTTCAAAGTTCGTGGGACCAAGGCAGGTGCCCAGTTCGATATCGGCGACACCGACCTGCGGATTCTCGAAGCCGGGACCGCCGGCTGCGATCACTACGCCGACGTCACTCTGAGCGGCGACAGCTCCATCACCGGCTACGGCAAGCAGGACGAACAGTTCCTCGAGACCGTCGCCGCCGGCACGCCGCCGGAGACGAACACGGTCGAGGAAGCGTTGACGGTCCAGCGCGTGATCGACGCGATCTACCGCTCGAGTGAGACGGGGCGGGCGACGACGCTCGCCGACCCTCGTATCAGTGACGCGGAACTCGAGCAGGCGGCGCGACTCGAGTAA
- a CDS encoding universal stress protein, with translation MYQDILIPTDGSDGTRQSITHGLTIADRFDATIHALSIVPEGPLGTLQTDEAIPAAERAVERVETEATREGVDAVTAVEQGVPHEEILAYVDEHGIDMIVMGTQGRTGLDRVLVGSVTERVVRMADVPIVTVRLTDDLRIEDADEAERIARKTAEQEGYSEISVREDPHRTSASWIVPLETDSGPVHVHVDALTSEARLASGTETT, from the coding sequence ATGTATCAGGACATCCTCATCCCGACCGACGGGAGCGACGGGACCCGTCAATCGATCACACACGGGTTGACGATCGCGGATCGGTTCGACGCGACGATCCATGCGCTGTCGATCGTTCCCGAAGGACCCCTCGGGACGCTCCAGACCGATGAAGCCATCCCGGCGGCCGAACGGGCAGTCGAGCGCGTCGAGACCGAGGCGACGAGGGAGGGCGTCGACGCCGTCACCGCGGTCGAACAGGGTGTCCCCCACGAGGAGATCCTCGCGTACGTCGACGAACACGGGATCGACATGATCGTCATGGGCACACAGGGCCGGACCGGACTCGACCGCGTGCTGGTCGGCAGCGTCACGGAACGGGTCGTTCGCATGGCCGACGTGCCGATCGTGACCGTCCGCCTGACCGACGATCTCCGGATCGAAGACGCCGACGAGGCGGAACGGATCGCCAGAAAGACGGCCGAACAGGAGGGGTACAGCGAGATCTCCGTCCGAGAGGACCCACACCGGACCAGCGCATCCTGGATCGTCCCCCTCGAGACCGACTCGGGACCGGTTCACGTCCACGTCGACGCCCTGACGAGCGAGGCCCGACTTGCAAGCGGCACCGAGACGACGTAA
- a CDS encoding TIGR00341 family protein has protein sequence MRLVQVFVPRGELDLVLEAVEEAGVDYTVSRDTDRGEFEALVSIPVPPPAVEGLVADFRAAGLDERSYTVVTAAETIVSDRTDDLSSRFSGTRISREELRSRAADLAPAASTYFSLLVVSTAIATAGLLLDSAATIIGAMVVAPLMGPALSASVGVVVDDESLATRGVVLQGAGLVVSIATAATIGWVLRGTVLLPPGFDITTVPQISERITPDLLALFLALGSGVAAVVSLTRNVGSVLVGVAIAVALVPPAATAGLGIAWGRPEVVLTAGTLVLVNMLSINLAALLLLWLSGYRPHRSADVERAYGRLRSRVVVLLVGIVILTAVLGGVTYGTYRTAAVEHDVRTELETMSEDRLVDGADLQFQELAVDYELVDVYTGAEPGVTVLVERPPGEQLPDDFADDVRERLEAATGVDLEVVVELVETQRSG, from the coding sequence ATGCGTCTCGTCCAGGTATTCGTGCCGCGAGGCGAGTTGGACCTCGTCCTCGAGGCGGTCGAGGAGGCCGGCGTCGACTATACTGTGTCACGGGATACGGACCGTGGCGAGTTCGAGGCACTCGTTTCGATTCCCGTCCCGCCGCCGGCCGTGGAGGGGCTGGTGGCCGACTTTCGAGCCGCCGGGCTCGACGAACGCTCGTACACGGTCGTCACGGCCGCGGAGACGATCGTCTCGGATCGGACCGACGATCTGTCCAGTCGATTTTCGGGAACGAGGATCTCTCGGGAGGAACTCCGGTCGCGAGCGGCCGATCTCGCACCGGCAGCGTCGACCTACTTCAGCCTGCTCGTCGTGAGCACGGCGATCGCGACGGCGGGACTGTTGCTCGATTCCGCGGCGACGATCATCGGTGCGATGGTCGTCGCGCCGCTGATGGGGCCGGCGCTGTCGGCGAGCGTCGGCGTCGTCGTCGACGACGAATCGCTCGCGACGCGTGGCGTCGTGCTCCAGGGTGCGGGACTCGTGGTCTCGATCGCGACGGCGGCGACGATCGGGTGGGTACTCAGGGGGACGGTATTGCTCCCGCCGGGATTCGACATCACGACGGTTCCCCAGATCAGCGAGCGGATCACCCCCGACCTCCTCGCGTTGTTTCTCGCCCTGGGCTCCGGCGTGGCTGCGGTCGTCAGCCTCACTCGCAACGTCGGGTCGGTCCTCGTTGGGGTCGCGATCGCCGTCGCGCTCGTTCCGCCGGCTGCCACCGCGGGACTGGGCATCGCCTGGGGGCGTCCGGAGGTCGTGCTCACTGCCGGCACGCTCGTGCTCGTCAACATGCTCTCGATCAATCTCGCGGCGTTGCTCTTGCTGTGGCTCTCGGGCTACCGGCCCCACCGCTCCGCGGACGTCGAGCGCGCCTACGGAAGACTGCGTTCGCGGGTCGTCGTCCTCTTGGTCGGGATCGTCATCCTCACTGCCGTTCTCGGCGGCGTCACCTACGGGACGTACCGGACTGCGGCGGTCGAACACGACGTGCGGACCGAACTCGAGACGATGAGCGAAGACCGACTGGTCGACGGTGCCGATCTCCAGTTCCAGGAACTCGCCGTCGACTACGAACTCGTCGACGTCTACACTGGCGCTGAACCGGGCGTTACCGTCCTCGTCGAACGCCCGCCGGGCGAGCAACTCCCCGACGACTTCGCCGACGACGTTCGCGAGCGCCTGGAGGCGGCGACCGGTGTCGACCTCGAGGTAGTCGTCGAACTGGTCGAGACACAACGCAGCGGGTGA
- a CDS encoding GTP cyclohydrolase III — translation MTNTQVTLVQIDNYGPWTVTPEPRREADLQTMQSRLFADISQFVGNRGGYVFFTRFDNMIAVTNGCSLEDHALLQESVGNRYPVTLSLGVATGTSPVQALSDATNRLQEAGSAQDKNRRECLEGRDIDDDHRTDDDVQIAHFDVINATGNYTDELNAFDTFIEIEQGYAELMRHMRYSHDSLSFFVGGDNVIVVCPELEADDYEEAITHVEETVDVGMQVGVGRGKSAHEAGFEAKHALETCRADGTRVELEWETA, via the coding sequence GTGACAAACACGCAAGTAACGCTCGTTCAGATCGACAACTACGGGCCCTGGACCGTAACGCCCGAGCCCCGGCGGGAGGCCGACCTGCAGACCATGCAGTCCCGGCTGTTCGCGGATATCTCACAGTTCGTCGGTAATCGTGGCGGGTACGTCTTTTTCACTCGCTTCGACAACATGATCGCCGTCACGAACGGCTGCTCGCTCGAGGACCACGCGCTTCTCCAGGAGTCCGTCGGGAACCGATACCCCGTGACGCTCAGCCTCGGCGTCGCGACCGGCACGAGTCCCGTCCAGGCGTTGTCCGACGCGACCAACCGACTGCAGGAAGCCGGCAGCGCACAGGACAAAAACCGTCGCGAGTGTCTCGAGGGCCGGGACATCGACGACGACCACCGAACCGACGACGACGTCCAGATCGCACACTTCGACGTGATCAACGCGACCGGCAACTACACCGACGAACTCAACGCCTTCGACACGTTCATCGAGATCGAGCAGGGATACGCGGAACTCATGCGGCACATGCGCTATTCTCACGATAGCCTCTCGTTTTTCGTCGGCGGGGACAACGTCATCGTCGTCTGTCCCGAACTGGAAGCAGACGACTACGAGGAGGCGATCACTCACGTCGAAGAGACCGTCGACGTCGGAATGCAGGTCGGCGTCGGCCGCGGCAAAAGCGCCCACGAAGCCGGCTTCGAGGCGAAACACGCCCTCGAAACCTGTCGAGCGGACGGCACCAGAGTCGAACTCGAGTGGGAAACGGCCTGA
- a CDS encoding phosphoglycerate kinase — translation MIETLDDLAVDGTTIGVRVDINSPIDDGTLADDARLRAHVDTLSELLERGGRVAVLAHQGRPGGDDFVCLEPHADRLSELLDQPVEYVDSTFTSAARTAVEELTNGDCVVLENTRFYSEEYMEFEPERAARTHLVEGLEPVLDAYVNDAFAAAHRSQPSLVGLPTVLPGYAGRVMESELDILGSIEATPEPRVYVLGGAKVSDSIDVAWSVLEKGLADHVLTAGVVGNVFLIADGVDLGDASSDFIYDQGYWDEIDRAADLLDAYGDRIALPRDVAVARDGSRHELGVNALPPGDGESAMDIGESTLDYYRRILTDAETVILNGPAGVFEDDRFQNGTKQLYGAATETTTSIVGGGDTASALRKLGVTGFSHVSTGGGAALRMLTAESLPAVTALENAPQQPATHD, via the coding sequence ATGATCGAGACCCTCGACGATCTGGCCGTCGACGGGACTACTATCGGCGTTCGCGTCGACATTAATAGTCCGATCGACGACGGCACGCTCGCGGACGACGCCCGACTCCGCGCCCACGTCGACACCCTCTCGGAACTGCTCGAACGCGGGGGCCGCGTCGCCGTTCTCGCCCACCAGGGCCGGCCCGGCGGTGACGATTTCGTCTGCCTCGAGCCCCACGCCGATCGCCTCTCGGAACTGCTCGACCAGCCCGTCGAGTACGTCGATTCGACCTTTACGAGCGCCGCTCGCACGGCCGTCGAGGAGCTTACGAACGGCGACTGCGTCGTGCTCGAGAACACGCGCTTCTACAGCGAGGAGTACATGGAATTCGAGCCCGAACGAGCCGCTCGGACCCACCTCGTCGAGGGACTGGAACCCGTCCTCGACGCGTACGTCAACGACGCCTTCGCCGCCGCCCACCGCTCACAACCCTCGCTCGTCGGACTGCCGACGGTCCTTCCCGGCTACGCCGGCCGCGTGATGGAATCCGAACTCGATATTCTCGGCTCTATCGAAGCGACCCCCGAACCACGAGTGTACGTTCTCGGTGGCGCGAAAGTATCGGATTCGATCGACGTCGCCTGGTCCGTCCTGGAGAAGGGGCTGGCCGATCACGTCCTCACCGCAGGCGTCGTCGGCAACGTCTTTCTCATCGCGGACGGCGTCGACCTCGGCGATGCCAGTTCCGATTTCATCTACGACCAGGGGTACTGGGACGAGATCGACCGTGCCGCAGATTTACTCGACGCCTACGGTGACCGAATCGCGCTTCCGAGAGACGTTGCCGTCGCTCGCGACGGCAGCCGCCACGAACTCGGTGTCAACGCCTTGCCACCCGGAGACGGCGAGTCCGCGATGGATATCGGCGAGTCGACGCTCGACTACTACCGGCGGATCCTCACGGATGCCGAAACGGTGATCCTCAACGGGCCAGCCGGCGTCTTCGAGGACGACCGCTTCCAGAACGGGACCAAGCAACTCTACGGCGCTGCCACGGAGACCACGACGAGCATCGTCGGCGGTGGCGATACGGCCTCTGCACTGCGCAAACTCGGCGTTACGGGCTTCTCTCACGTCAGTACCGGCGGCGGCGCTGCGTTGCGGATGCTCACCGCGGAATCACTTCCAGCCGTCACGGCACTCGAGAATGCCCCCCAGCAACCCGCAACCCACGATTGA